The following proteins are co-located in the Komagataeibacter sp. FNDCF1 genome:
- a CDS encoding aspartate kinase produces the protein MSPTVPRIVMKFGGTSVADLDRIRAVAEKVRKQVEAGCEVAVVVSAMSGVTNRLVGYCRDLSPTHDEREYDTVVATGEQVTSGLLAIALQKLGVNARSWLGWQIPLRTDDAHGKARIVSIDGTSLIGSMRAGEVPVVAGFQGIGPDGRITTLGRGGSDTSAVALAAALKADRCDIYTDVDGIYTTDPRIVTKARKLDRITYEEMLELASVGAKVLQTRSVELAMKERVRVQVLSSFNDGPAPSEGHLPGSIVVDEDEIVEQEQVAGIAYSRDEAKISVRQLPDRPGIAAGVFGPLADANVNVDMIVQSTGDDGMTNMTFTVGKTDLERAIAVLEAHRATTRYAEVQTDDSVVKISVVGVGMRSHAGVASTMFRTLAERNINVQVISTSEIKVSVLIASEYTELAVRALHTAYGLDAA, from the coding sequence ATGTCCCCTACCGTACCGCGGATCGTGATGAAATTCGGTGGCACCTCCGTTGCCGATCTGGACCGGATTCGCGCCGTGGCGGAAAAAGTCAGGAAACAGGTCGAGGCCGGGTGCGAGGTGGCCGTTGTCGTCTCCGCCATGTCCGGCGTGACCAACCGCCTTGTCGGCTACTGCCGCGATCTCTCGCCCACGCACGATGAACGCGAATACGACACGGTCGTTGCAACGGGCGAGCAGGTAACAAGTGGCCTGCTGGCCATAGCACTGCAGAAACTGGGTGTGAACGCACGCTCGTGGCTGGGCTGGCAGATCCCGCTGCGTACGGACGATGCACATGGCAAGGCCCGGATCGTCTCCATTGACGGCACCAGCCTGATCGGCAGCATGCGGGCGGGGGAAGTGCCGGTCGTGGCAGGCTTCCAGGGCATCGGTCCGGACGGGCGCATCACCACGCTGGGACGCGGCGGTTCCGATACATCGGCCGTGGCGCTGGCGGCGGCGCTGAAGGCCGACCGCTGTGACATCTACACGGATGTGGACGGCATATATACAACCGACCCCCGTATTGTTACCAAGGCCCGCAAGCTTGACAGGATCACCTACGAGGAGATGCTGGAACTGGCATCCGTCGGGGCCAAGGTGCTCCAGACGCGCAGCGTGGAACTGGCCATGAAAGAGCGCGTGCGGGTGCAGGTACTCTCCAGTTTCAATGATGGCCCGGCGCCATCCGAGGGGCACCTGCCCGGTTCAATAGTTGTGGATGAGGACGAGATCGTGGAACAGGAACAGGTCGCCGGCATTGCCTACTCCCGGGACGAAGCCAAGATTTCCGTCCGCCAGCTGCCTGATCGCCCCGGCATCGCGGCAGGCGTGTTCGGCCCGCTGGCCGACGCCAACGTGAACGTGGACATGATCGTCCAGAGCACGGGCGATGACGGAATGACCAACATGACCTTCACGGTCGGCAAGACCGACCTGGAGCGCGCCATTGCCGTGCTGGAGGCGCATCGTGCCACCACCCGCTATGCCGAAGTGCAGACCGATGACAGCGTGGTCAAGATCAGCGTGGTGGGTGTCGGCATGCGCTCGCATGCCGGTGTAGCCAGCACCATGTTCCGCACGCTGGCCGAGCGCAACATCAACGTGCAGGTCATTTCCACCAGCGAAATCAAGGTTTCCGTGCTGATTGCGTCGGAATATACCGAACTTGCGGTCCGTGCCCTGCATACCGCCTACGGACTGGACGCGGCGTGA